The Catenulispora sp. GP43 genome has a window encoding:
- a CDS encoding MFS transporter, with translation MPTTRRPFAALLAATIVSTTGNALTELGVPWFVLVTTGSAARAGTVAFCAMAPVVASSALLGPVVDRAGRRRVAVVSDLSSGAFTCAVPLLQAAGELRFWTLCLLMGLAGFCHAPGDTARAALVPDLAARSVMPLGRAAGLYDGAARCAGMLGAALGGVLITSFGPSRVLFVDAGTFAVSAGAIALGLRGIAETCGSPETQAPPGVYRAHHTYRTYRADLAEGIRIVLRTPLLIGICTTSLAAQGLDQGWSTVLLPDDVRTKLGSALALGLLETLFGLFAFVGALLFSAYGHRVRRRRLYAVSFLVVGAPRFLIAATTHSLLPLALMMAVEGLACGCLNPIVSATVYDTVPPRLRSRALGAMTSAALLVTPLGGLATGYAVGAAGLDATLLAVGALYLLVTLVPAAHPAWRGMDAARVRER, from the coding sequence ATGCCCACCACCAGGCGGCCCTTCGCCGCCCTGCTGGCCGCGACCATCGTCTCGACCACGGGGAACGCGCTGACCGAGCTGGGCGTGCCGTGGTTCGTGCTGGTGACGACCGGGAGCGCGGCGCGGGCCGGAACCGTCGCCTTCTGCGCGATGGCGCCGGTGGTCGCCTCGTCCGCGCTGCTCGGGCCGGTGGTCGACCGGGCCGGCCGGCGCCGTGTCGCCGTGGTCTCCGATCTCTCCAGCGGGGCGTTCACCTGCGCGGTCCCGCTGCTCCAAGCCGCGGGCGAGCTGCGGTTCTGGACGCTGTGCCTGCTCATGGGGCTCGCAGGCTTCTGTCACGCCCCCGGTGACACCGCGCGCGCCGCGCTCGTCCCGGATCTGGCGGCCCGATCGGTGATGCCGCTCGGCCGCGCGGCCGGGCTCTACGACGGCGCCGCGCGCTGTGCGGGCATGCTCGGGGCGGCGCTCGGCGGTGTGCTGATCACGTCGTTCGGGCCGAGCCGGGTCCTGTTCGTCGACGCCGGTACGTTCGCCGTCTCGGCCGGCGCGATCGCGCTCGGACTGCGCGGCATCGCAGAAACCTGCGGCAGCCCGGAAACGCAGGCACCGCCGGGCGTCTACCGCGCCCACCACACGTACCGCACCTACCGCGCCGATCTCGCCGAGGGGATCCGCATAGTCCTGCGCACACCGCTGCTCATCGGCATATGCACCACGAGCCTGGCGGCGCAGGGCCTCGACCAGGGGTGGAGCACTGTCCTGCTGCCGGATGACGTGCGGACCAAGCTCGGCTCGGCTCTCGCGCTCGGCCTGCTGGAAACCCTCTTCGGGCTGTTCGCCTTCGTCGGCGCGTTGCTGTTCAGCGCCTACGGTCACCGTGTCAGAAGGCGACGGCTCTACGCCGTCTCGTTCCTCGTCGTCGGCGCGCCGCGCTTCCTCATCGCCGCCACCACGCACAGCCTGCTGCCGCTGGCGCTCATGATGGCGGTCGAGGGCTTGGCCTGCGGCTGCCTCAATCCGATCGTCAGCGCGACGGTCTACGACACCGTCCCGCCGCGCCTGCGCAGCCGCGCCCTCGGGGCCATGACCTCGGCGGCGTTGCTGGTCACCCCGCTCGGCGGGCTCGCCACCGGTTATGCCGTCGGCGCCGCCGGGCTCGATGCGACGCTGCTGGCCGTCGGCGCGCTCTACCTGCTGGTGACGCTCGTGCCCGCCGCC
- a CDS encoding discoidin domain-containing protein, whose protein sequence is MRPHRPTVRGLLPRLLPLALVAAPLTVLAVPHDVTLTPVKAAAAVGASQGFTSLEAETGTLVGGASTVSLTAPPTTEYSSAALEASGHAYVHLASTGQGVQWTNTTGQPISFLNVRASIPDAPSGGGITSTLDLYVNGVFRQALNLNSKQTYIYEGTNYNNSDDKNPADGDPRVFWDESHTFLTGAAIAPGSTFSLVKDSANSAWYYDVDVVDAENPPAPIAQPANSISITDCGAVADNAPTNGSADPAAQDSTAAIQNCVNQAQSQNKTLWIPQGTFYLKGTTGLQATGITIAGAGMWYSTIYRDVPLPNSQPLAAVFSVTSCTVQDFHIDSDATSRGTVGGDGGAMDTTGTNWVADGMWNQHTESGFWASGTGGTVKNSRVTSEWADGINLNNVSLTGTVGNNLTATDNFVRGTGDDAMAINSVAYNGSTTYTPMSNVTLTNNTLTAPWGGKGIGIYGGSGHHVQNNYISDTARYIGLGAGRFGVNGSDLHGATVSGNVVVRSGGDAYNQGQPAFHIGNGGDGQNTGVVDGVDATGNTITNSLYDGVGFSQSTNSTFANNTVTSPWRNGIVVQPPFYPAPSGSASITGNTVTGLGSGFQPYINNSSGFTATVSGNSWQSGGGTPEGPYGGSPAAVPGAVQAENYDTGGEGAGYHVTSTNGTGNSYRSDGVDLEATSDSGGGSDLGWTSGGQWFRYTVSVATAGTYTASFRVAAPSSVTGALHLSDASGANLSGAVNIPQTGGWQTWTTVTANVTLPAGQQVLTLNEDTGGWNLNYLTLAAAGGGNPPPNPNLALNQPATASGSTQGYVPANAVDGNTSTYWESTDNAFPQWFQVDLGSAHSVGRVVMDLPPSSAWGARTQTILIQGSTDGSNYTTLAPSQGYTFDPASGNTVTATFSAASVRYVKLTVTANTGWPAGQLSELEVFAS, encoded by the coding sequence ATGAGACCACATCGCCCCACCGTGCGCGGCCTGCTGCCGCGCCTGCTCCCGCTCGCCCTCGTGGCGGCCCCGCTGACCGTGCTCGCGGTGCCCCACGATGTCACGCTCACCCCCGTCAAAGCCGCCGCGGCGGTCGGTGCGAGCCAGGGCTTCACGAGCCTGGAGGCCGAGACCGGCACGCTGGTCGGCGGGGCCTCGACCGTCAGCCTGACCGCACCGCCGACCACCGAGTACTCCAGCGCTGCGCTGGAGGCGTCCGGGCACGCCTACGTGCACCTGGCCTCCACCGGGCAGGGGGTGCAGTGGACGAACACCACGGGCCAGCCGATCAGCTTCCTGAACGTCCGGGCCTCGATCCCCGATGCGCCCTCCGGCGGCGGCATCACCTCGACGCTCGACCTGTACGTGAACGGCGTCTTCCGGCAGGCGCTGAACCTGAACTCCAAGCAGACGTACATCTACGAGGGCACCAACTACAACAACAGCGACGACAAGAACCCCGCCGACGGGGATCCCCGGGTGTTCTGGGACGAGTCGCACACCTTCCTCACCGGCGCCGCGATCGCGCCGGGCAGCACCTTCTCGCTGGTGAAGGACTCCGCGAACAGCGCCTGGTACTACGACGTGGACGTCGTGGACGCCGAGAACCCGCCGGCGCCGATCGCGCAGCCGGCGAACTCGATCTCCATCACCGACTGCGGTGCCGTGGCGGACAACGCCCCGACCAACGGCAGCGCGGACCCGGCGGCTCAGGACAGCACCGCGGCCATCCAGAACTGCGTCAACCAGGCCCAGTCGCAGAACAAGACCCTGTGGATCCCGCAGGGCACGTTCTACCTCAAGGGTACGACCGGCCTGCAGGCCACCGGGATCACGATCGCCGGCGCCGGGATGTGGTACAGCACGATCTACCGCGACGTTCCGCTGCCCAACAGCCAGCCGCTGGCCGCGGTGTTCTCCGTGACCTCCTGCACGGTGCAGGACTTCCACATCGACTCCGACGCCACCAGCCGGGGCACCGTCGGCGGCGACGGCGGCGCGATGGACACCACCGGCACGAACTGGGTCGCCGACGGGATGTGGAACCAGCACACCGAATCAGGGTTCTGGGCCTCGGGGACCGGTGGGACGGTGAAGAACAGCCGGGTCACCAGCGAGTGGGCCGACGGGATCAACCTGAACAACGTCTCGCTGACCGGGACCGTCGGGAACAACCTGACCGCGACCGACAACTTCGTCCGGGGCACCGGCGACGACGCGATGGCGATCAACTCCGTCGCCTATAACGGCTCGACCACCTACACCCCGATGTCGAACGTGACCCTGACCAACAACACTCTGACAGCGCCGTGGGGCGGCAAGGGCATCGGCATCTACGGCGGCAGCGGCCACCACGTCCAGAACAACTACATCAGCGACACGGCTCGCTACATCGGCCTGGGCGCCGGGCGGTTCGGCGTCAACGGCAGCGACCTGCACGGCGCGACGGTGTCCGGCAACGTGGTCGTCCGCTCCGGCGGCGACGCCTACAACCAGGGCCAGCCGGCGTTCCACATCGGCAACGGCGGGGACGGGCAGAACACCGGCGTGGTGGACGGCGTCGACGCCACCGGCAACACGATCACCAACTCGTTGTACGACGGGGTCGGGTTCTCGCAGTCCACGAACAGCACCTTCGCGAACAACACCGTCACCTCGCCGTGGCGCAACGGCATCGTGGTGCAGCCGCCGTTCTATCCGGCGCCGTCCGGTTCGGCGTCGATCACCGGCAACACGGTGACCGGGCTCGGCAGCGGGTTCCAGCCCTACATCAACAACTCCAGCGGCTTCACCGCGACCGTCAGCGGCAACAGCTGGCAGAGCGGCGGCGGCACGCCGGAGGGGCCGTACGGGGGCAGCCCGGCTGCCGTCCCGGGCGCCGTCCAGGCCGAGAACTACGACACCGGCGGCGAGGGCGCCGGCTACCACGTGACCTCGACCAACGGGACCGGGAACTCCTACCGGTCCGACGGGGTGGACCTGGAGGCGACCTCGGACAGCGGCGGCGGCTCAGACTTGGGCTGGACGTCCGGCGGCCAGTGGTTCCGGTACACGGTCAGCGTTGCCACGGCAGGTACATACACGGCGAGTTTCCGTGTAGCCGCACCGTCCTCGGTCACCGGCGCCCTGCATCTGTCGGATGCCTCCGGCGCCAACCTGTCCGGCGCGGTGAACATCCCGCAGACCGGCGGCTGGCAGACCTGGACCACGGTGACGGCGAACGTCACGCTGCCGGCCGGGCAGCAGGTGCTGACACTGAACGAGGACACCGGCGGGTGGAACCTCAACTACCTCACGCTGGCGGCGGCCGGCGGCGGGAACCCTCCGCCGAACCCGAACCTGGCGCTGAACCAGCCGGCCACGGCCAGCGGCTCCACCCAGGGCTACGTGCCGGCGAACGCGGTGGACGGGAACACCTCGACGTACTGGGAGAGCACGGACAACGCCTTCCCGCAGTGGTTCCAGGTGGATCTGGGCTCGGCGCACAGCGTCGGGCGGGTGGTCATGGACCTGCCGCCGTCCTCGGCGTGGGGCGCGCGGACGCAGACGATCCTGATCCAGGGCAGTACGGACGGGAGCAACTACACGACGCTGGCGCCGTCGCAGGGCTACACCTTCGACCCCGCTTCGGGGAACACGGTGACGGCGACGTTCTCGGCCGCGAGCGTCCGGTATGTGAAGCTCACGGTCACGGCGAACACCGGCTGGCCTGCGGGGCAGCTCTCGGAATTGGAGGTTTTCGCGAGCTAG
- a CDS encoding 3-oxoacid CoA-transferase subunit A, whose amino-acid sequence MTVHLCTDPDEAVAGIADGSTILVGGFGLAGMPVTLIDALIRQGAADLTVVSNNAGNGDTGLAALLAKRRVRKVICSFPRQPDSYVFDELYRAGRIELELVPQGTLAERMRAAGAGIGAFFCPTGAGTLLAEGKETRVIDGREHVLEYPIRGDVALIGAHRADRMGNLVYRKTARNFGPVMATAATLVVAQVGEVVETGAIDPETVVTPSIYVDRVLVDTASAPAPALGGAGA is encoded by the coding sequence GTGACTGTACACCTGTGTACCGATCCCGATGAAGCAGTCGCCGGGATCGCCGACGGTTCCACCATCCTCGTCGGCGGTTTCGGCCTGGCCGGGATGCCGGTCACCCTGATCGACGCGCTGATCAGGCAGGGCGCGGCGGACCTGACAGTCGTCTCGAACAACGCCGGCAACGGGGACACCGGGCTCGCGGCGCTGCTGGCGAAGCGCCGGGTCCGGAAGGTGATCTGCTCCTTCCCCCGCCAGCCCGACTCCTACGTCTTCGACGAGTTGTACCGGGCCGGCCGGATCGAGCTGGAACTGGTGCCGCAGGGGACGCTGGCCGAGCGGATGCGCGCGGCCGGGGCCGGGATCGGCGCCTTCTTCTGCCCGACGGGCGCCGGCACGCTGCTGGCCGAGGGCAAGGAGACCCGGGTCATCGACGGCCGCGAACACGTGCTCGAATACCCGATCCGCGGCGACGTGGCGCTGATCGGCGCACACCGCGCCGACCGCATGGGCAACCTGGTGTACCGCAAGACGGCGCGGAACTTCGGCCCGGTCATGGCCACGGCCGCGACGCTGGTGGTCGCGCAGGTCGGGGAGGTCGTGGAGACCGGGGCGATCGATCCCGAGACGGTGGTGACGCCGAGCATTTATGTCGACCGGGTGTTGGTTGATACTGCGTCGGCGCCGGCGCCGGCGCTGGGCGGGGCGGGCGCGTGA
- a CDS encoding 3-oxoacid CoA-transferase subunit B, which translates to MAALVARDIPAGAFVNLGIGLPTLVADHLAADSGVVLHTENGMLNMGPAARGAAVDPDLTNAGKAPVTELPGASYFHHADSFAMMRGGHLDICVLGGFQVSASGDLANWHTGEPDAIPAVGGAMDLAIGARRVFVMMTLLTKGGEPKVVPRCTYPLTGLGCVDRVYTDRAVLDITESGVVVRELFGVTFDELADLLEVPIR; encoded by the coding sequence ATGGCGGCCCTGGTGGCGCGCGACATCCCCGCCGGCGCCTTCGTGAACCTCGGCATCGGGCTGCCGACCCTGGTCGCCGACCACCTGGCCGCCGACTCCGGCGTCGTGCTGCACACCGAGAACGGCATGCTCAACATGGGCCCGGCGGCCCGCGGCGCGGCCGTCGACCCCGACCTCACCAATGCCGGCAAGGCGCCGGTGACCGAGCTGCCGGGCGCGTCCTACTTCCACCACGCCGACTCCTTCGCGATGATGCGCGGCGGTCATCTGGACATCTGCGTGCTCGGCGGCTTCCAGGTCTCGGCATCCGGCGACCTCGCCAACTGGCACACCGGTGAGCCCGACGCGATTCCGGCCGTCGGCGGGGCGATGGATCTGGCGATCGGCGCGCGGCGGGTGTTCGTCATGATGACGCTGCTCACCAAGGGCGGCGAGCCCAAGGTGGTGCCGCGGTGTACGTATCCGTTGACCGGCTTGGGGTGTGTCGACCGTGTCTACACCGACCGCGCGGTCCTGGACATCACCGAGTCCGGTGTCGTCGTCCGCGAGCTGTTCGGCGTCACCTTCGACGAACTGGCGGATCTTCTGGAGGTGCCGATCCGATGA
- a CDS encoding intradiol ring-cleavage dioxygenase → MSEREQAVTDEVLASFAGTADPRLREIMLALVRHLHGFAREVRLGQGEWEAAIDFLTRAGHITDERRQEFILLSDVLGLSMLTVAVNEPDTPGATEATVFGPFFVDGAPEVPPGGDLARGAVGTPCHVSGHVRSADGGPLAGVRVDVWGADEDGFYDVQYPGERSAGRGWQRTDSGGGFRFWTVLPTPYPIPHDGPVGELLAAAGRGPMRPAHLHFKVTAPGHRTLITHIFVAGDPYLGSDAVFGVKDSLIVRAEHHRGGEAPDGSRRAGEWTSMAYDLVLVPEADED, encoded by the coding sequence ATGAGCGAGCGGGAGCAGGCCGTCACCGACGAGGTGCTGGCGAGCTTCGCCGGGACCGCCGATCCGCGGCTGCGCGAGATCATGCTGGCCCTGGTGCGCCACCTGCACGGGTTCGCCCGCGAGGTGCGGCTCGGCCAGGGGGAGTGGGAGGCGGCGATCGACTTCCTCACCCGGGCCGGGCACATCACCGACGAGCGGCGGCAGGAGTTCATCCTGCTCTCCGACGTGCTCGGGCTGTCGATGCTGACCGTCGCCGTCAACGAGCCGGACACGCCGGGCGCGACCGAGGCGACGGTGTTCGGGCCCTTCTTCGTCGACGGGGCGCCTGAGGTGCCGCCGGGCGGGGACCTGGCGCGCGGCGCGGTCGGGACGCCGTGCCACGTGTCAGGGCACGTACGCTCCGCCGACGGCGGCCCGCTGGCCGGCGTGCGGGTGGACGTCTGGGGCGCCGACGAGGACGGCTTCTACGACGTCCAGTACCCCGGCGAGCGCTCGGCCGGGCGCGGATGGCAGCGCACGGACTCCGGCGGCGGCTTCCGCTTCTGGACCGTCCTGCCGACGCCCTACCCGATCCCGCACGACGGGCCCGTCGGCGAGCTGCTCGCCGCCGCCGGCCGCGGCCCGATGCGGCCCGCGCACCTGCACTTCAAGGTCACCGCGCCCGGCCACCGCACCCTGATCACGCACATCTTCGTCGCCGGCGACCCGTATCTGGGATCCGACGCGGTCTTCGGGGTGAAGGACAGTTTGATCGTGCGGGCCGAGCATCATCGGGGCGGCGAGGCGCCGGACGGGTCCCGCCGCGCGGGGGAGTGGACGAGCATGGCCTATGACCTGGTGCTGGTCCCGGAGGCCGACGAGGATTGA
- a CDS encoding GntR family transcriptional regulator, with the protein MPEALFSPAGSSSPGALPSRTEAVLEAIKHAILTGELKPGRPLVETDLAAELGVSKTPVREALKTLAGTGLVTMSPYKGATVREIDRAHARAIYDMRLLLEPTAAGRSVAGHRDWAPARAALEAADRSEDAAGRSLANRAFHRHMYLACGNPLLVRTLDDLRDQTALVSAAAWAQRPSWEREAAEHRAILTAAERGDTEEVRDLMRSHISSFVARTFPEDV; encoded by the coding sequence ATGCCGGAAGCTCTCTTCTCCCCCGCCGGGTCGTCCAGCCCCGGCGCCCTGCCATCGCGCACCGAGGCCGTCCTGGAGGCGATCAAGCACGCGATCCTGACCGGCGAGCTCAAACCGGGCCGGCCGCTGGTCGAGACCGACCTGGCCGCCGAACTCGGGGTGTCCAAGACCCCGGTCCGCGAAGCCCTGAAGACCCTGGCCGGCACCGGCCTGGTGACCATGAGCCCGTACAAGGGCGCCACCGTCCGCGAGATCGACCGGGCCCACGCGCGCGCCATCTACGACATGCGCCTGCTGCTGGAGCCGACCGCCGCCGGACGCAGCGTCGCCGGCCACCGCGACTGGGCCCCGGCGCGCGCCGCCCTGGAGGCGGCCGACCGGTCCGAGGACGCCGCCGGGCGCTCGCTGGCCAACCGCGCGTTCCACCGCCACATGTACCTGGCCTGCGGGAACCCGCTGCTCGTCCGCACCCTGGACGACCTGCGCGACCAGACCGCGCTGGTGTCCGCGGCGGCCTGGGCGCAGCGGCCGTCGTGGGAGCGGGAGGCGGCCGAGCACCGGGCGATCCTGACCGCGGCCGAACGCGGGGACACCGAGGAGGTCAGGGATCTGATGCGCAGCCACATCAGCTCCTTCGTGGCGCGCACGTTCCCGGAGGACGTCTGA
- a CDS encoding multicopper oxidase family protein translates to MKRRNVLKMAAAASTSAGAGLLVVGRGAGASGASGAAGATTAGAAVGPAAAGEGPDSGDLMPGMKGMAKPGDAPAPAQLTPFVDAMPRLVDAVPVSATADTDYYATSIKSGYAQLAPGKPTAVIGYGGSFIGPLIRAQRGRQVAITYTNDTTAGAVVHLHGGHVPSPSDGFPTDELAAGATRTYTYPNQQRGATLWYHDHLHMMESVNVYNGMHAMYILHDPAEDWLNLPSGRYDVPVLLRDAYLDADNALYYDPTLDWTVLLANGKNRPYFPVGRRKYRFRFLNASNHRFLTLSLSDGSSLVQIAGDGGLLPAPAVSPTLALSSAERGEVIMDFSKYPMGTQLYLLDSVLGQILRFDVTETCAPEPHPGPQPAALSTLPTLKQATNTRDITLSLSADGNYFYINGQTFDPNVVMASIPVGTTEIWQVTDVSGWEHNFHIHLVQFRVLDINGAAPGPSMQGLKDTVPIPANGSVRLQATFADYPGKYVFHCHLLEHASYTGMMARMDITA, encoded by the coding sequence TTGAAGAGACGCAACGTGCTGAAGATGGCCGCCGCCGCGAGCACCTCCGCCGGCGCGGGACTGCTGGTCGTGGGCCGGGGCGCTGGGGCATCAGGGGCATCGGGGGCTGCCGGTGCCACCACTGCCGGCGCCGCCGTCGGCCCCGCGGCGGCCGGCGAGGGACCGGACTCCGGCGACCTGATGCCGGGCATGAAGGGCATGGCCAAACCCGGTGACGCGCCGGCCCCGGCCCAGCTGACCCCCTTCGTCGACGCGATGCCGCGCCTGGTCGACGCCGTCCCGGTCTCCGCGACCGCCGACACCGACTACTACGCCACGAGCATCAAGAGCGGCTACGCGCAGCTCGCGCCCGGCAAGCCGACCGCCGTCATCGGCTACGGCGGGTCCTTCATCGGCCCGCTGATCCGGGCCCAGCGGGGTCGGCAGGTCGCGATCACCTACACCAACGACACGACCGCGGGCGCCGTGGTGCACCTGCACGGCGGGCACGTCCCCTCGCCCAGCGACGGCTTCCCGACCGACGAGCTCGCCGCCGGGGCCACGCGCACCTACACGTACCCGAACCAGCAACGCGGCGCGACCCTGTGGTACCACGACCACCTGCACATGATGGAGTCGGTCAACGTCTACAACGGCATGCACGCCATGTACATCCTGCACGACCCGGCCGAGGACTGGCTGAACCTGCCCAGCGGCCGCTACGACGTCCCGGTCCTGCTGCGTGACGCGTATCTGGACGCGGACAACGCGCTCTACTACGACCCGACGCTGGACTGGACGGTCCTGCTGGCCAACGGCAAGAACCGCCCCTACTTCCCGGTCGGGCGGCGCAAGTACCGGTTCCGCTTCCTCAACGCCTCCAACCACCGGTTCCTCACCCTGTCGCTGAGCGACGGCTCGTCGTTGGTACAGATCGCCGGCGACGGCGGGCTGCTGCCGGCGCCGGCGGTGTCGCCGACGCTGGCGCTGAGCTCGGCCGAACGCGGCGAGGTCATCATGGACTTCTCCAAGTACCCGATGGGGACCCAGCTGTACCTGCTGGACTCGGTGCTGGGACAGATCCTGCGCTTCGACGTGACCGAGACGTGCGCGCCCGAGCCCCACCCGGGGCCCCAGCCGGCCGCCCTGAGCACTCTGCCCACGCTGAAGCAGGCCACGAACACACGCGACATCACCCTGTCGCTGTCGGCGGACGGCAACTACTTCTACATCAACGGCCAGACCTTCGACCCGAACGTGGTCATGGCCTCGATCCCGGTCGGCACGACCGAGATCTGGCAGGTCACGGACGTCTCCGGCTGGGAGCACAACTTCCACATCCACCTGGTGCAGTTCCGGGTCCTGGACATCAACGGCGCCGCGCCGGGGCCGTCGATGCAGGGGCTCAAGGACACCGTGCCGATCCCGGCCAACGGGTCGGTGCGGCTGCAGGCGACGTTCGCGGACTACCCGGGCAAGTACGTGTTCCACTGCCACCTGCTGGAGCACGCCTCCTACACCGGGATGATGGCGCGGATGGACATCACGGCTTAA
- a CDS encoding YciI family protein codes for MKYLLLIYGNEEKWASIPEEVLEVERAKQDAWNSHYRDTGELLAAYGLGGESEASLVRNKDGDPFTTDGPYLEAKEFVCSLYLLDVPSAERAREIAASMPWASENPVEMWPVLHDGFAPKPDGGA; via the coding sequence ATGAAGTACCTGCTCCTGATCTACGGCAACGAGGAGAAGTGGGCTTCGATCCCGGAAGAGGTCCTGGAGGTGGAGCGCGCCAAGCAGGACGCGTGGAATTCCCACTACCGGGACACCGGCGAGCTGCTCGCGGCCTACGGCCTCGGCGGCGAGAGCGAGGCCTCGCTGGTGCGGAACAAGGACGGTGATCCGTTCACCACCGACGGCCCCTACCTGGAGGCCAAGGAGTTCGTCTGCAGCCTGTACCTGCTGGACGTGCCGTCGGCCGAGCGGGCCCGCGAGATCGCGGCGTCGATGCCGTGGGCGAGCGAGAACCCGGTCGAGATGTGGCCGGTCCTGCACGACGGCTTCGCGCCGAAGCCTGACGGTGGCGCCTGA
- a CDS encoding epoxide hydrolase family protein — protein MQPFRVEIPQADLDDLQRRLAAVRWPAGLPEAGWDRGVPPDYLQDLVRYWQSEFDWRAAEERMNRFPQFLDEIDGVGVHFLHVRSPEPDATPMIVTHGWPGAFLEFEQIIGPLTDPRAHGGDPADAFHLVIPAIPGFAFSGPHGLPGWSVPRTAAVWAELMARLGYDEYVVQGADFGAAVSMVLAYTHPEQARALHLNMLVMRPSGEPGELDGLSEEDRYRMTMVDRFVAEFSGSMKIQSTRPHTVAYPLADSPVGQLAWVVEKFKDWAQAPNVPEDAVDRDVLLTIASIYWFTNTAGSSAQFYYDNLDYLPRADAIGRFAPLSQPLGIAVYPGALFKPVRRLVERDFPTLVQWNEYDRGGHFAALEEPDLFVEDLQAFGRLLRKQ, from the coding sequence ATGCAGCCTTTCCGTGTCGAGATACCCCAGGCGGACCTGGACGACCTGCAGCGGCGGCTGGCCGCTGTGCGCTGGCCGGCCGGGCTGCCGGAAGCCGGCTGGGACCGCGGTGTCCCGCCGGACTACCTCCAGGACCTGGTCCGCTACTGGCAGAGCGAATTCGACTGGCGCGCCGCCGAGGAGCGGATGAACCGGTTCCCGCAGTTCCTGGACGAGATCGACGGTGTCGGCGTGCACTTCCTGCACGTCCGCTCGCCCGAGCCGGACGCCACCCCGATGATCGTCACCCACGGCTGGCCCGGGGCGTTCCTGGAGTTCGAGCAGATCATCGGCCCGCTGACCGATCCGCGCGCCCACGGCGGCGACCCGGCCGATGCCTTCCACCTGGTCATCCCCGCCATCCCGGGCTTCGCGTTCTCCGGTCCGCACGGCCTGCCGGGCTGGAGCGTGCCGCGCACCGCCGCGGTGTGGGCCGAGCTGATGGCGCGCCTGGGGTACGACGAGTACGTGGTGCAGGGCGCCGACTTCGGGGCGGCGGTCTCGATGGTGCTCGCCTACACCCACCCCGAGCAGGCCCGCGCGCTGCATCTCAACATGCTGGTGATGCGGCCCAGCGGCGAGCCGGGGGAGCTGGACGGGCTCTCCGAGGAGGACCGGTACCGGATGACGATGGTGGACCGGTTCGTCGCCGAGTTCTCCGGCTCGATGAAGATCCAGTCGACCCGGCCGCACACCGTGGCCTACCCGCTGGCCGACTCCCCGGTGGGGCAGCTGGCGTGGGTGGTGGAGAAGTTCAAGGACTGGGCCCAGGCGCCGAACGTCCCCGAGGACGCGGTCGACCGGGACGTCCTGCTGACCATCGCGTCGATCTACTGGTTCACCAATACCGCCGGCTCCTCGGCGCAGTTCTACTACGACAACCTGGACTACCTGCCCAGGGCCGACGCGATCGGGCGCTTCGCACCGCTGTCCCAGCCGCTGGGCATCGCCGTCTACCCCGGCGCGCTGTTCAAGCCGGTGCGCCGCCTGGTCGAGCGCGACTTCCCCACGCTCGTGCAGTGGAACGAGTACGACCGCGGCGGTCACTTCGCGGCCCTGGAGGAGCCCGACCTGTTCGTCGAGGACCTGCAGGCGTTCGGCCGGCTGCTGAGGAAGCAGTGA